The Candidatus Accumulibacter similis genome has a segment encoding these proteins:
- a CDS encoding OsmC family protein: MAEDRQHDRVVVGENGRGPYQQTIEIGKHLLLADEPPALGGEDAGPAPFDLLLASLGACTSITLRMYAERKRMPLTRVSVELQHDRIAAAGGGRSDHIVRRISLEGDLSAEQRDALLAIANKCPMYRTLRSDLQIDSLIVG; this comes from the coding sequence ATGGCAGAGGACAGGCAGCATGATCGGGTGGTCGTCGGCGAGAACGGACGCGGACCTTACCAGCAGACGATCGAGATCGGCAAGCACCTGCTGCTCGCCGACGAGCCCCCCGCCCTGGGTGGCGAGGACGCAGGTCCGGCGCCCTTCGACCTGCTGCTCGCCAGCCTCGGCGCGTGCACCTCGATCACCCTGCGCATGTACGCCGAACGCAAGCGGATGCCGCTGACGCGGGTGAGTGTCGAACTGCAGCACGACCGCATCGCGGCCGCGGGTGGCGGCAGGAGCGACCACATCGTTCGCCGCATCAGCCTCGAAGGCGACCTGAGCGCAGAGCAGCGCGACGCCCTGCTGGCGATCGCCAACAAGTGCCCGATGTACCGGACGCTACGTTCCGACCTGCAGATCGACAGCCTGATCGTCGGATGA
- the mnmH gene encoding tRNA 2-selenouridine(34) synthase MnmH — MKHDIATIGELADLSAYDEIIDVRSPAEFAEDHIPRSVNCPVLDDRQRSEVGTLYKQVSPFAARRIGAAYVAENIADHLRTRFCQRDRNWRPLVVCWRGGQRSGSLTHILRRIGWDAQQLEGGYKTYRRLVIASLSEIPRRLSLTVICGATGSGKSRILQAIAARGEQILDLEELACHKGSVLGVLPNCPQPSQKMFESRLLTSLAALDPRRRVFVEAESRRIGLLQVPEALIETMRAGACITIEAPIESRVDFLLRDYDYFLSDPGWLLARLHALRNLQGNETIRRWAEYTRNACWRELVRELLQLHYDPLYCRSQKQNYAGFAAPKTLTTTDLSSSGIDALTSRICAA; from the coding sequence ATGAAACATGACATCGCGACGATCGGCGAACTTGCCGACCTGTCCGCCTACGACGAGATCATCGACGTTCGCTCCCCGGCCGAGTTCGCCGAGGACCACATTCCGCGGTCGGTGAACTGCCCGGTTCTCGACGACCGGCAGCGCAGCGAGGTCGGCACGCTCTACAAGCAGGTTTCACCCTTCGCCGCCCGCCGGATCGGTGCCGCATACGTGGCCGAGAACATTGCCGATCATCTGCGCACACGCTTCTGCCAGCGCGACCGCAACTGGCGCCCGCTCGTCGTCTGCTGGCGGGGCGGCCAGCGCAGCGGCTCGCTGACGCACATCCTGCGGCGCATCGGCTGGGATGCGCAACAGCTCGAAGGCGGCTACAAGACCTATCGCCGACTGGTCATCGCCAGCCTCTCCGAGATTCCCCGACGGCTGTCGCTGACCGTCATCTGCGGCGCCACCGGCAGCGGCAAGAGCCGCATCCTGCAGGCCATCGCTGCCCGCGGCGAGCAGATCCTGGATCTCGAGGAACTGGCCTGCCACAAGGGTTCGGTGCTCGGCGTCCTGCCCAACTGCCCGCAGCCGTCGCAGAAGATGTTCGAGTCCCGCCTGCTGACCTCGCTGGCCGCACTCGACCCGAGGCGGCGGGTGTTCGTCGAAGCTGAAAGCCGCAGGATCGGCTTGCTGCAGGTACCGGAAGCACTGATCGAAACCATGCGCGCCGGTGCTTGCATCACCATCGAGGCGCCGATCGAATCGCGCGTCGACTTCCTGCTGCGGGATTACGATTATTTCCTGAGCGACCCCGGCTGGCTGCTCGCCCGCCTGCACGCCCTGCGCAATCTGCAGGGCAACGAAACCATCCGGCGCTGGGCCGAGTACACGCGCAACGCCTGCTGGCGCGAACTGGTGCGGGAGTTGTTGCAGCTGCACTATGACCCGCTCTACTGCCGTTCGCAGAAGCAGAACTACGCCGGCTTCGCCGCGCCGAAGACCCTGACGACCACCGACCTGAGCTCAAGCGGAATCGACGCGCTGACCAGCCGCATCTGCGCCGCCTAG
- a CDS encoding arylesterase, with amino-acid sequence MPAFPYCRRLLLAGLMLLASSAAAATRNILVFGDSLSAGYGIRQDAAWPALLGRRLQERNLDYKVVNLSISGETTSGGRARIDAALDRHSPRVVIVALGANDGLRGLPLPQLRDNLTAIVASAQKRNARVLLVGQRIPPNYGAYADQFHATFGEVAKARKTALVDFLLDGVATQAQLFQADNLHPTAEAQPLLLDNIWRGLAPLLK; translated from the coding sequence ATGCCCGCTTTCCCCTACTGTCGCCGCCTGCTCCTTGCCGGCCTGATGTTGCTCGCCAGCAGCGCCGCCGCGGCGACCAGGAACATCCTCGTCTTCGGTGACTCGCTGTCGGCGGGCTACGGCATTCGCCAGGACGCCGCCTGGCCCGCCCTGCTCGGCAGGCGGCTGCAGGAAAGGAACCTCGATTATAAGGTCGTCAACCTCAGCATCTCGGGAGAAACCACCAGCGGCGGTCGGGCACGCATCGACGCGGCCCTCGACAGGCACTCGCCGCGGGTCGTCATCGTCGCCCTCGGCGCCAACGACGGCCTGCGCGGACTGCCGCTGCCGCAACTGCGCGACAACCTGACGGCGATCGTCGCCAGCGCGCAGAAGAGGAATGCGCGGGTGCTCCTCGTCGGCCAGCGCATCCCGCCGAACTACGGAGCCTATGCGGACCAGTTCCACGCCACCTTCGGCGAAGTGGCAAAGGCCCGCAAGACGGCGCTGGTGGACTTCCTGCTCGATGGCGTGGCGACGCAGGCGCAACTGTTCCAGGCCGACAACCTGCACCCGACCGCCGAAGCGCAGCCGCTGCTGCTCGACAACATCTGGCGGGGACTGGCACCACTGCTAAAATAG
- a CDS encoding ABC transporter ATP-binding protein, whose product MAGETSMVVEVRDLAKRVHNGGEPLTILHDISFVVAAAETVAIVGASGSGKSTLLGLLAGLDLPSSGSVRLAGEELDGLDEDARATLRGRLLGFVFQSFQLLPSLTALENVMLPLELAGAANARSQAEFWLQRVGLGQRLRHYPKHLSGGEQQRVALARAFAPGPRLVLADEPTGNLDAATGHQVIELMFALNAERGTTLILVTHDEEIAARCSRRLRMHAGQLEEMP is encoded by the coding sequence ATGGCTGGAGAAACATCGATGGTCGTTGAGGTCAGGGATCTCGCCAAACGCGTGCACAACGGTGGCGAGCCGTTGACCATTCTGCACGATATTTCGTTCGTCGTCGCTGCCGCGGAGACGGTGGCGATCGTCGGCGCGTCGGGCTCCGGCAAGTCGACGCTGCTCGGTTTGCTGGCCGGGCTCGATCTGCCGAGCAGCGGTTCGGTACGGCTGGCGGGCGAGGAACTCGACGGCCTCGACGAGGACGCGCGTGCGACGCTGCGCGGGCGCCTGCTGGGTTTCGTCTTTCAGAGCTTCCAGTTGCTGCCGTCGCTGACTGCACTGGAGAACGTGATGTTGCCACTCGAACTGGCGGGCGCCGCCAATGCCCGCAGTCAGGCCGAATTCTGGCTGCAGCGGGTCGGCCTCGGGCAGCGCCTGCGGCATTATCCGAAACACCTCTCCGGCGGCGAGCAGCAGCGCGTTGCCCTGGCGCGCGCTTTCGCTCCGGGGCCGCGGCTGGTGCTGGCCGATGAGCCGACAGGCAACCTGGATGCCGCGACCGGCCACCAGGTGATCGAGCTGATGTTCGCGCTCAACGCCGAGCGCGGGACGACGCTGATCCTCGTCACCCACGACGAGGAGATTGCGGCCCGCTGCTCGCGCCGCTTGCGCATGCATGCCGGCCAGCTGGAAGAGATGCCCTGA
- a CDS encoding FAD-dependent oxidoreductase, whose amino-acid sequence MKAAVVGGGWAGLTAAVELAQAGFRVTVFEAARQLGGRARSVELRGHCLDNGQHILVGAYRETLRLLRTVGTDPDRLLRRLPLELYFPGSLPRPFRLRLPRLPPPLHLAVGLLAAAGPPVAEKLAAVRFLGALQRDGYHVRESDSVAELLDRHGQRGSLRSHLWEALCLAALNTPPANASAQIFANTLRDSLGGGRAATDLLLPATDLDRLLPAAAAAFIRRHGGEIRHGCRIRRIEAGPAVLGEAFDCAVLAVGAQHAPALLAGHPATAALAQTLAGYRFEPIATVYLGFPPQISLPLPMLGLAGHSPTDVGQWVFDRGALCGTAGVLAFVLSAHGPWEELDNATLAARLADQLAVTLRRRLPPVLWQQVIREQRATFSCRPGLPRPGACTGLAGWWLAGDHACAEYPATLEAAVRSGVAAARAIRASLPAGRHACASGASSGPQSPRRG is encoded by the coding sequence ATGAAGGCCGCCGTCGTCGGTGGCGGCTGGGCAGGACTGACGGCAGCAGTCGAACTGGCGCAAGCGGGCTTCCGGGTCACCGTCTTCGAGGCCGCCAGGCAACTCGGCGGCCGCGCACGCAGCGTCGAGCTGCGCGGACATTGCCTCGACAACGGGCAGCACATACTGGTCGGCGCCTACCGCGAGACGCTGCGCCTGCTGCGCACGGTCGGCACCGACCCCGACCGGCTGCTGCGGCGACTGCCGCTCGAGCTGTACTTTCCCGGCAGCCTGCCGCGGCCCTTCCGCCTGCGGCTGCCACGGCTGCCGCCACCCCTGCATCTCGCCGTCGGACTGCTCGCTGCGGCCGGCCCGCCAGTCGCCGAGAAGCTCGCGGCGGTGCGTTTTCTCGGCGCCCTGCAGCGCGACGGCTATCACGTGCGGGAAAGCGACAGCGTCGCCGAACTCCTCGATCGCCACGGTCAGCGCGGCTCGCTCCGCAGCCATCTCTGGGAAGCACTCTGCCTCGCCGCGCTGAACACGCCGCCGGCGAACGCCTCCGCCCAGATCTTCGCCAACACGCTGCGCGACAGCCTCGGCGGCGGACGCGCGGCAACCGACCTGCTGCTGCCGGCGACCGATCTCGATCGGCTGCTGCCGGCAGCCGCCGCCGCCTTCATCCGCAGGCACGGCGGCGAAATCCGCCACGGCTGCCGGATTCGCCGCATCGAAGCCGGACCGGCCGTTCTCGGGGAAGCTTTCGACTGCGCCGTCCTCGCCGTCGGCGCGCAGCATGCGCCAGCGCTGCTCGCCGGCCATCCGGCGACGGCGGCGCTGGCGCAGACCCTCGCCGGCTACCGCTTCGAACCGATAGCCACCGTCTATCTCGGCTTTCCGCCGCAGATCTCGCTGCCGCTGCCGATGCTCGGCCTTGCCGGCCACTCGCCGACGGACGTCGGCCAGTGGGTATTCGATCGCGGTGCCCTGTGTGGCACGGCCGGCGTCCTGGCGTTCGTCCTCAGTGCGCACGGGCCCTGGGAAGAACTCGACAACGCCACGCTGGCGGCGCGGCTCGCCGACCAGCTCGCCGTCACGCTGCGGCGCCGCCTGCCGCCTGTTCTTTGGCAGCAGGTCATCCGCGAACAGCGGGCGACCTTCTCCTGCCGCCCCGGCCTTCCCCGCCCGGGCGCATGCACCGGGCTTGCCGGCTGGTGGCTGGCGGGCGATCATGCCTGCGCCGAGTATCCGGCGACGCTCGAGGCAGCGGTCCGCAGTGGCGTCGCCGCCGCCCGCGCGATCAGGGCATCTCTTCCAGCTGGCCGGCATGCATGCGCAAGCGGCGCGAGCAGCGGGCCGCAATCTCCTCGTCGTGGGTGA
- a CDS encoding response regulator: MRVLLVEDDPMIGKSVQQGLRQDGCAVDWVRDARAGELALATVPYELLLLDLGLPGASGLDLLASLRRAGNPIPVLVITARDAVADRIKGLDSGADDYLVKPFDLDELSARMRAVLRRHAGRAAPLLVAGDLQLNPATHELTQNGQPVAVSAREFALLQALLERPGTPLSRADLEERLYGWGEEIGSNAVEVHIHSLRRKLGAERIRNIRGVGYLVPPAA; the protein is encoded by the coding sequence ATGCGCGTCCTTCTGGTTGAAGATGACCCGATGATCGGCAAGAGCGTCCAGCAGGGGCTGCGGCAGGATGGCTGCGCGGTCGACTGGGTGCGCGATGCGCGTGCCGGCGAACTGGCGCTGGCGACGGTGCCCTACGAACTGCTGCTGCTCGACCTCGGTTTGCCAGGGGCCTCCGGCCTCGACCTGCTGGCCAGTCTGCGGCGGGCCGGCAACCCGATCCCGGTGCTCGTCATCACCGCCCGCGACGCGGTCGCCGACCGCATCAAGGGGCTCGACAGCGGCGCCGACGACTACCTGGTCAAGCCCTTCGATCTCGACGAACTGTCGGCGCGAATGCGCGCCGTGCTGCGTCGGCATGCCGGGCGAGCGGCGCCATTGCTCGTCGCCGGTGACCTGCAGCTCAATCCGGCGACCCACGAGCTGACGCAGAACGGCCAGCCAGTGGCGGTTTCGGCGCGCGAGTTCGCGCTGCTGCAGGCGCTGCTGGAACGGCCGGGAACACCGCTGTCGCGCGCCGACCTCGAGGAACGTCTCTACGGCTGGGGCGAGGAGATCGGCAGCAACGCCGTCGAGGTGCATATCCACTCGCTGCGCCGCAAGCTGGGCGCCGAACGGATCAGGAACATTCGCGGCGTCGGCTACCTGGTGCCGCCGGCGGCATGA
- the hpnD gene encoding presqualene diphosphate synthase HpnD has product MTPDEYCQQKAARSGSSFYYSFLFLPAPQRRAITALYAFCREVDDVVDECQDVQLAATKLAWWRQEVARIASGQPQHPVSQALQAVSNEYTLPQEQLQEIIDGMEMDLQQSRYLDFRALSLYCHRVAGVVGLLAAEIFGYQDRRTRKYAHDLGLAFQLTNIIRDVGEDARRGRIYLPIDELQRFEVTAADILNARHSDNFRRLMDFQIQRAEGYYAQAIAQLPAVDRRQQRPGLVMAAIYRTLLDEIRRDGCQVLRQRTSLTPLRKLWIAWRTWVRG; this is encoded by the coding sequence ATGACTCCTGACGAATACTGCCAACAGAAGGCCGCCCGCAGCGGTTCGAGCTTCTATTACAGCTTCCTCTTCCTGCCAGCGCCGCAGCGGCGCGCGATCACGGCGCTGTATGCCTTCTGCCGCGAGGTCGATGACGTGGTCGATGAATGCCAGGACGTGCAGCTGGCCGCGACCAAACTCGCCTGGTGGCGCCAGGAAGTGGCGCGGATCGCCAGCGGCCAGCCGCAGCACCCGGTATCGCAGGCGTTGCAGGCGGTGAGCAACGAGTACACCCTGCCGCAGGAACAGTTGCAGGAAATCATCGACGGCATGGAGATGGACCTGCAGCAATCGCGCTATCTCGACTTTCGCGCGCTGTCGCTGTACTGTCACCGCGTCGCCGGCGTCGTCGGTCTGCTCGCGGCGGAGATCTTCGGCTACCAGGATCGCCGGACGCGCAAGTACGCACACGACCTCGGGCTGGCCTTCCAGCTCACCAACATCATCCGCGATGTCGGCGAGGATGCCCGGCGTGGCCGCATCTATCTGCCGATCGACGAACTGCAGCGTTTCGAGGTGACCGCTGCCGACATCCTCAACGCCCGCCATTCGGACAACTTCCGCCGCCTGATGGATTTCCAGATCCAGCGCGCCGAGGGCTACTACGCGCAGGCGATCGCGCAATTGCCAGCCGTGGACCGGCGGCAGCAACGTCCCGGGCTGGTGATGGCGGCGATCTATCGCACCCTGCTCGACGAGATCAGGCGCGACGGCTGCCAGGTCCTCCGCCAGCGGACCTCGCTGACGCCGCTGCGCAAGCTCTGGATCGCCTGGCGAACCTGGGTGCGCGGATGA
- a CDS encoding class I SAM-dependent methyltransferase — translation MIIERSPMPTFSSPESRPSAWVERFAPLLPVAGEVLDLACGWGRHARLLAAQGLRVEAVDRDAQALASLRGVAGVSLCQADLEGGGWPYPGRAFAGIVVTNYLFRPGVERLLASLADPGVLIYETFMVGNERLGRPASPQYLLQSQEMLAWARRPGWRVVAFEEGVVDSPRPAMVQRLCAVRGALVARL, via the coding sequence ATGATAATCGAAAGGAGTCCGATGCCCACATTTTCTTCGCCAGAATCTCGGCCATCGGCCTGGGTGGAGCGCTTTGCACCGCTGCTGCCGGTGGCCGGCGAGGTGCTCGACCTCGCCTGCGGCTGGGGTCGCCATGCGCGCCTGCTCGCCGCGCAAGGGTTGCGTGTGGAGGCGGTCGATCGCGATGCGCAGGCGCTGGCATCGTTGCGCGGCGTGGCCGGCGTGTCGCTTTGCCAGGCGGACCTCGAGGGCGGTGGCTGGCCCTATCCCGGCCGCGCATTCGCGGGCATCGTCGTCACCAATTACCTCTTTCGCCCCGGCGTCGAACGGTTGCTGGCGTCGCTGGCCGACCCGGGCGTACTGATCTATGAGACGTTCATGGTCGGCAACGAGCGTTTGGGCCGGCCGGCGAGTCCGCAGTACCTGTTGCAGTCGCAGGAGATGCTTGCCTGGGCAAGACGGCCGGGCTGGCGGGTCGTGGCGTTCGAGGAGGGAGTCGTCGACAGTCCGCGACCGGCGATGGTGCAGCGCCTCTGTGCCGTGCGCGGCGCTCTCGTCGCGCGGCTTTGA